In one Solanum dulcamara chromosome 1, daSolDulc1.2, whole genome shotgun sequence genomic region, the following are encoded:
- the LOC129899741 gene encoding uncharacterized protein LOC129899741 encodes MAILMYISPSYSPPILQNPSITKTHFPFSPIHNPKSKICPKRKQFLVFAAENGGNNTEENQENGLKNNGSSNGNGSNNGDGGGKPRLNLRWMDLLLDPDPDNIVAVGLTGLLTWASVSILWQLFVIALAILLAALKYSFVAALLIFILITLL; translated from the coding sequence ATGGCAATATTAATGTACATATCCCCCTCATATTCACCACCAATCCTTCAAAACCCATCAATCACCAAAACCCATTTTCCCTTTTCCCCAATTCACAACCCCAAATCAAAAATTTGCCCTAAAAGAAAACAGTTTCTTGTTTTTGCAGCAGAAAATGGGGGCAATAATACtgaagaaaatcaagaaaatgggtTGAAGAACAATGGTTCTAGCAACGGAAATGGAAGTAATAATGGTGATGGTGGAGGAAAGCCCAGATTGAATTTAAGATGGATGGATCTTTTGTTGGATCCGGACCCGGATAATATTGTGGCAGTTGGGTTAACGGGTCTGTTGACATGGGCTAGTGTAAGTATATTGTGGCAGTTGTTTGTGATTGCACTGGCTATTCTTCTTGCTGCTCTTAAGTACTCTTTTGTTGCTGCTCTTCTCATTTTCATACTCATTACTCTGCTTTAG
- the LOC129899730 gene encoding uncharacterized protein LOC129899730: MALDPIAFKTIVPSRYITFTIPNPLLHLHHFNASQLRVAVLDSPAPSKPIQIAAMLVPIDRETDWYFSTEQGHLQLLLNFPQLSRLVIIGNSPNSTNPTSYNPLLCTDGVADLSVVEENLMPLLIELIPKSAFCRTGGGLCEIPFLCYEDEVVRSLLLDRCVGEFVGEILIEDVELELENGGGREFRRRLRFKRMPNLVQTQIKIRPKKVDFVNMEEVEFEIVDDGVLVHPYLTPMVAGLSVIRSFLDAKIGNGIKPKALCLGVGGGALLGFLSSQLGFQVLGIEADNVVLQVARKYFGLESGNSICLCVGDALEMIGKFATQVESDGFCGYVLENGEHLDDFDGKFDVIMVDLDSSDANIGRSAPPLAFFQKSVLLATKTLLSKDGVVIINVIPSDQSSYKLVITEIQEVFTELYEIDVGNGDNFVLIASASEIGHVSSHHQSKFLKKLKQVSGSFVDYIRLI; the protein is encoded by the coding sequence atggCTCTGGATCCAATTGCCTTCAAAACCATCGTCCCTTCTCGCTACATCACCTTCACAATCCCAAATCCTTTGCTTCATCTTCATCACTTCAATGCTTCTCAACTCCGCGTTGCAGTTCTTGATTCTCCGGCTCCTTCAAAACCCATTCAAATCGCTGCAATGTTGGTTCCGATCGACCGTGAAACCGATTGGTATTTCTCTACCGAACAAGGTCATCTTCAACTCCTCCTCAACTTCCCTCAGCTCTCTCGCCTTGTTATAATTGGGAATTCACCGAATTCGACAAACCCCACTTCGTATAATCCCCTGTTATGTACAGATGGTGTGGCGGATTTGTCTGttgttgaggagaatttgatGCCtttgttgattgagttgatacCCAAATCGGCATTTTGTCGAACAGGTGGTGGGTTATGTGAAATCCCGTTTTTGTGCTATGAAGATGAGGTGGTTCGGAGTTTGTTGTTGGATAGATGTGTTGGAGAGTTTGTTGGGGAGATTTTGATAGAAGATGtggagttggaattggaaaatgGGGGTGGTAGAGAGTTTAGGAGGAGATTGAGGTTCAAGAGAATGCCAAATTTGGTACAAACACAAATAAAGATCCGACCCAAGAAAGTCGATTTTGTTAACATGGAGGAAGTAGAATTTGAGATTGTTGATGATGGGGTTTTAGTTCATCCTTATTTGACTCCAATGGTGGCGGGTCTTTCAGTAATCAGGTCATTCTTGGACGCGAAAATTGGAAATGGGATAAAGCCAAAAGCTCTGTGTTTGGGTGTTGGAGGAGGTGCACTTCTTGGTTTTTTGAGCTCTCAATTAGGATTCCAAGTCTTGGGTATTGAGGCTGATAATGTTGTTTTGCAAGTTGCAAGGAAGTATTTCGGGCTGGAAAGTGGTAACTCCATATGTTTATGTGTTGGAGATGCACTAGAAATGATTGGGAAATTCGCAACTCAAGTAGAAAGTGATGGTTTTTGTGGTTATGTTTTGGAGAATGGTGAGCATTTGGATGATTTTGATGGTAAATTTGATGTGATCATGGTTGATTTAGACTCGAGCGATGCTAATATAGGTAGGAGTGCTCCTCCTTTAGCGTTTTTCCAGAAATCCGTGTTATTGGCCACAAAGACATTGCTTAGCAAAGATGGTGTTGTCATCATAAATGTGATTCCTTCAGACCAGTCATCTTACAAGCTAGTAATTACTGAAATTCAAGAAGTTTTCACAGAGTTGTATGAGATAGATGTTGGGAATGGAGATAACTTTGTTCTTATTGCCTCTGCTTCAGAAATTGGACATGTTTCTAGTCACCATCAAAGTAAATTTCTAAAGAAGTTGAAACAAGTATCAGGATCTTTTGTGGACTATATAAGATTAATCTGA